In a single window of the Drosophila albomicans strain 15112-1751.03 chromosome 3, ASM965048v2, whole genome shotgun sequence genome:
- the LOC117570122 gene encoding NADH dehydrogenase [ubiquinone] 1 alpha subcomplex subunit 9, mitochondrial, with protein sequence MAAIVLTRNMQLAKHHSSGVVGVLCMRGYAAAAPDADVPRPLKTTNLSAMKRGTGGRSSFNGIVATVFGATGFVGRYVCNKLGKQGTQLILPYRGDDSEVIRLKVVGDLGQVLFHFYNLEDPRSIREAVKHSNVVINLVGRDYETKNFKFKDVNVNGAARLASICRDAGVERFIHVSSLNVEANPKPVYVSGGSQWLKTKYEGELQVRDAFPNATIIRPADIYGSEDRFLRYYAHIWRRQFRSMPLWRNGEATVKQPVFVSDVAQAIVNAAKDPDSAGRIYQAVGPKRYQLSELVDWFHRLMRKDQKRWGYQRYDLRYDPTFMLKVKFTNLICPGAPIGGLSVDRVEREYITDKVLPGVPTLEDLGVQLTNMEDQVPWELRPYRAALYYDAELGEFETPPPPKTIESRDEQRLFA encoded by the exons ATGGCTGCCATAGTACTGACTAGGAACATGCAGCTGGCAA AGCACCATAGCAGCGGTGTTGTCGGCGTACTGTGCATGCGCGGCTATGCTGCCGCAGCACCAGATGCAGACGTGCCACGTCCACTGAAGACAACTAATCTGTCGGCAATGAAGCGCGGTACCGGTGGACGCAGCAGTTTCAATGGCATTGTGGCCACTGTGTTCGGAGCCACCGGCTTTGTGGGACGTTATGTGTGCAATAAGCTGGGCAAGCAGGGCACTCAATTGATATTGCCTTATCGTGGCGATGATTCCGAAGTGATTCGCTTGAAGGTTGTCGGTGATTTGGGTCAAGTGCTCTTCCATTTTTACAATTTGGAGGATCCACGCTCAATTCGCGAGGCCGTCAAACACTCGAATGTTGTCATCAATCTGGTTGGACGTGACTATGAGACGAAGAACTTCAAATTCAaggatgtgaatgtgaatggtGCTGCACGTTTGGCCAG CATTTGCCGTGATGCAGGAGTGGAGCGCTTTATCCATGTGTCCTCACTGAATGTGGAAGCAAACCCCAAACCGGTTTACGTGTCTGGCGGCAGCCAATGGCTGAAGACCAAATACGAGGGTGAGCTGCAGGTGCGCGATGCCTTCCCCAATGCCACAATCATTCGGCCAGCCGATATCTATGGCTCCGAGGATCGCTTCTTGCGCTACTACGCACACATCTGGCGTCGTCAGTTCCGCTCCATGCCGCTGTGGCGCAACGGAGAGGCAACTGTGAAACAGCCTGTCTTTGTTTCTGATGTGGCACAGGCTATTGTCAATGCCGCTAAGGATCCCGACAGTGCTGGTCGCATCTATCAGGCTGTGGG TCCTAAGCGTTATCAGCTGAGCGAACTCGTCGATTGGTTCCATCGTCTGATGCGTAAGGATCAGAAACGTTGGGGTTACCAGCGCTACGATTTGCGTTACGATCCCACCTTCATGCTCAAGGTGAAGTTCACTAATCTGATCTGTCCAGGAGCCCCAATTGGTGGTCTGTCTGTGGATCGTGTGGAGCGTGAATACATCACCGATAAGGTGCTGCCTGGTGTGCCGACGCTGGAGGATTTGGGTGTGCAGCTAACGAATATGGAGGATCAAGTGCCATGGGAGTTGCGTCCATATCGTGCTGCCTTGTACTACGATGCGGAATTGGGTGAATTTGAGACGCCGCCGCCACCAAAAACGATTGAATCGCGCGACGAGCAGCGTTTGTTTGCCTAA
- the LOC117571146 gene encoding uncharacterized protein LOC117571146 isoform X1 gives MEAMKKLDADLVALFATAGEPKMEQLKKKQQQQLWPEPELADQELPTVEEEDQEQLLQEQELATPELFKKVNAVQLHLEALTLQPEGTKRMELLQNEVRPIFTVECQLSDDLIRSVPRTPMFHLMQFESEKFQSLTQCTRFGQTQQREVHLQEMAADQEMMMGSIYFTIWWREPGTCLNELLGMGRLPLAELYQASLLEQCKCIVIQRRDVHLASLYLKISLRADQQLMLCKALAESNNNNNNNSNDKNYHSAAAAANNNKNNNSNNNNNSNNNSNESNSTKAASTPTPPEPIKNNNNKATLDSVNFMAETTKVRLLRGYIYASETRHLSAADADACKELVLQPFWQSESLTVPVNPQGNFQLQEQFAIINDEKFLHSVERQQLVLDLRPLGGKAKLPLHQFYIAYKDASITNHLFKGKLPVISIDGWTPIVHPETQAQLGELKVLLAIGSEAQIAQLKQLRGFDQENNQEQPQRRTSDLLDMLQNALSAPVPTPLPPPAVVGNKFSFSLHIVGAAGLPLNPGYGKSGKKQAKRQAAAKRFPPNEPPNTYVTFQALGCNAQTYKSHEGLVYATPIVERSTTPQWHSKFQVEIGADYLSNPQKLFVLKLWKKTALSAGTSTEPTPLEDAIIGFAALNLNRSNTGGFPSGWHNIVDFNGRVTGGLEIHVQPMPAATASGGNVDNAIDQFEQTLELRHLQLGQAIKRKYTELEQISNRLRTRLVDVTGQPLQSQGLDVDAVLGNWQPDEMQQGFDDDELVADFERALRTPTPPLDSTDATEIAESAQPTAQSRHPADDAGKE, from the exons ATGGAGGCCATGAAGAAATTAGATGCGGATCTGGTGGCATTATTTGCCACCGCCGGTGAGCCCAAAATGGAGCAACTaaagaagaagcaacagcaacaactgtggCCGGAGCCGGAGCTTGCGGATCAGGAATTGCCCACAGTGGAGGAAGAAGATcaagagcagctgctgcaggaACAAGAACTGGCAACGCCGGAACTGTTCAAGAAGGTGAACGCAGTGCAGCTTCATTTGGAGGCCTTGACACTACAACCGGAGGGCACCAAGCGCATGGAGTTGCTGCAGAACGAAGTGCGTCCCATcttcacagtcgagtgtcAGCTGTCCGATGATTTGATTCGTTCCGTGCCCCGCACTCCTATGTTTCACCTGATGCAATTCGAGTCGGAGAAGTTCCAGAGTCTTACGCAATGCACTCGCTTCGGACAGACGCAGCAGCGTGAGGTGCATCTGCAGGAGATGGCTGCCGATCAGGAGATGATGATGGGCAGCATTTATTTTACCATTTGGTGGCGTGAACCCGGCACTTGTCTCAACGAGCTGCTCGGCATGGGTCGCCTGCCACTGGCAGAGCTTTATCAGGCATCGCTGTTGGAGCAATGCAAGTGCATTGTGATTCAACGGCGTGATGTCCATTTGGCCAGCTTGTATCTGAAGATTAGCCTGCGGGCCGATCAGCAATTGATGCTCTGCAAGGCTTTGGccgagagcaacaacaacaataacaacaacagcaatgacaaGAACTACCACAGCGCAGCTGCCGCAG ccaacaacaataagaacaataacagcaacaacaacaacaatagcaacaacaacagcaacgaaagcAATTCAACTAAGGCAGCTTCAACACCAACGCCGCCAGagccaattaaaaataataacaacaaagccACATTGGACAGCGTGAATTTCATGGCCGAGACGACCAAAGTGCGTTTGCTGCGTGGCTATATCTACGCCAGCGAGACGCGACATCTGTCAGcagccgatgccgatgcctgCAAGGAGCTGGTGCTGCAACCGTTTTGGCAATCCGAGTCGCTGACGGTGCCCGTTAATCCGCAAGGCAATTTCCAGCTCCAAGAGCAATTTGCCATCATCAACGATGAGAAGTTTCTGCACAGCGTGGAGCGACAGCAGCTGGTCCTGGACCTGCGTCCACTGGGTGGCAAAGCGAAGCTGCCACTGCATCAGTTCTACATCGCTTACAAAGACGCCAGCATCACCAATCACTTGTTCAAGGGCAAA CTACCTGTGATTTCGATTGATGGCTGGACTCCCATTGTGCACCCGGAGACACAAGCACAGCTGGGTGAACTTAAGGTGCTGCTGGCCATTGGCAGCGAGGCGCAGATAGCGCAATTGAAGCAGCTACGTGGCTTTGATCAGGAAAACAATCAAGAACAGCCGCAGCGACGCACCTCAGATCTGCTTGACATGCTGCAGAATGCACTCAGTGCTCCGGTGCCAACGCCGCTTCCCCCGCCAGCTGTGGTGGGCAATAaattcagcttcagcttgcaTATTGTGGGTGCAGCGGGGCTGCCTTTAAATCCCGGCTATGGCAAATCGGGCAAGAAGCAGGCCAAACGTCAGGCGGCTGCCAAACGTTTTCCGCCCAACGAGCCGCCCAACACGTATGTGACATTTCAGGCGTTGGGCTGCAATGCACAGACATACAAGTCGCACGAGGGCTTGGTCTACGCCACGCCCATTGTGGAGCGTTCAACGACACCGCAGTGGCACAGCAAATTCCAGGTGGAAATCGGCGCCGACTACTTAAGCAAT CCACAAAAGCTCTTTGTGCTCAAGCTCTGGAAGAAGACAGCTTTGAGCGCTGGAACAAGCACGGAACCCACACCTCTAGAGGATGCCATAATTGGTTTTGCTGCCCTTAATCTCAATCGCAGTAACACTGGCGGCTTTCCCAGTGGCTGGCACAACATCGTAGACTTCAATGGCCGCGTCACTGGCGGCTTGGAGATCCATGTGCAACCGATGCCAGCTGCGACTGCATCGGGGGGCAATGTGGACAATGCCATCGATCAGTTTGAGCAAACGCTGGAGCTGCGACATTTGCAGCTCGGTCAGGCCATAAAGCGAAAGTATACAGAGCTGGAGCAAATCTCAAATAGATTGCGCACACGTCTCGTTGATGTGACGGGTCAGCCACTGCAATCGCAAGGGCTTGATGTGGACGCTGTCTTGGGTAATTGGCAGCCGGATGAAATGCAGCAGGGATTCGACGATGATGAGTTGGTGGCAGATTTCGAGCGTGCTCTGCGCACGCCAACACCACCGTTAGATTCGACGGATGCCACAGAGATAGCGGAGTCAGCACAACCCACCGCACAAAGCCGCCATCCTGCCGACGATGCTGGCAAGGAATAG
- the LOC117571146 gene encoding C2 domain-containing protein 3 isoform X2, producing the protein MAETTKVRLLRGYIYASETRHLSAADADACKELVLQPFWQSESLTVPVNPQGNFQLQEQFAIINDEKFLHSVERQQLVLDLRPLGGKAKLPLHQFYIAYKDASITNHLFKGKLPVISIDGWTPIVHPETQAQLGELKVLLAIGSEAQIAQLKQLRGFDQENNQEQPQRRTSDLLDMLQNALSAPVPTPLPPPAVVGNKFSFSLHIVGAAGLPLNPGYGKSGKKQAKRQAAAKRFPPNEPPNTYVTFQALGCNAQTYKSHEGLVYATPIVERSTTPQWHSKFQVEIGADYLSNPQKLFVLKLWKKTALSAGTSTEPTPLEDAIIGFAALNLNRSNTGGFPSGWHNIVDFNGRVTGGLEIHVQPMPAATASGGNVDNAIDQFEQTLELRHLQLGQAIKRKYTELEQISNRLRTRLVDVTGQPLQSQGLDVDAVLGNWQPDEMQQGFDDDELVADFERALRTPTPPLDSTDATEIAESAQPTAQSRHPADDAGKE; encoded by the exons ATGGCCGAGACGACCAAAGTGCGTTTGCTGCGTGGCTATATCTACGCCAGCGAGACGCGACATCTGTCAGcagccgatgccgatgcctgCAAGGAGCTGGTGCTGCAACCGTTTTGGCAATCCGAGTCGCTGACGGTGCCCGTTAATCCGCAAGGCAATTTCCAGCTCCAAGAGCAATTTGCCATCATCAACGATGAGAAGTTTCTGCACAGCGTGGAGCGACAGCAGCTGGTCCTGGACCTGCGTCCACTGGGTGGCAAAGCGAAGCTGCCACTGCATCAGTTCTACATCGCTTACAAAGACGCCAGCATCACCAATCACTTGTTCAAGGGCAAA CTACCTGTGATTTCGATTGATGGCTGGACTCCCATTGTGCACCCGGAGACACAAGCACAGCTGGGTGAACTTAAGGTGCTGCTGGCCATTGGCAGCGAGGCGCAGATAGCGCAATTGAAGCAGCTACGTGGCTTTGATCAGGAAAACAATCAAGAACAGCCGCAGCGACGCACCTCAGATCTGCTTGACATGCTGCAGAATGCACTCAGTGCTCCGGTGCCAACGCCGCTTCCCCCGCCAGCTGTGGTGGGCAATAaattcagcttcagcttgcaTATTGTGGGTGCAGCGGGGCTGCCTTTAAATCCCGGCTATGGCAAATCGGGCAAGAAGCAGGCCAAACGTCAGGCGGCTGCCAAACGTTTTCCGCCCAACGAGCCGCCCAACACGTATGTGACATTTCAGGCGTTGGGCTGCAATGCACAGACATACAAGTCGCACGAGGGCTTGGTCTACGCCACGCCCATTGTGGAGCGTTCAACGACACCGCAGTGGCACAGCAAATTCCAGGTGGAAATCGGCGCCGACTACTTAAGCAAT CCACAAAAGCTCTTTGTGCTCAAGCTCTGGAAGAAGACAGCTTTGAGCGCTGGAACAAGCACGGAACCCACACCTCTAGAGGATGCCATAATTGGTTTTGCTGCCCTTAATCTCAATCGCAGTAACACTGGCGGCTTTCCCAGTGGCTGGCACAACATCGTAGACTTCAATGGCCGCGTCACTGGCGGCTTGGAGATCCATGTGCAACCGATGCCAGCTGCGACTGCATCGGGGGGCAATGTGGACAATGCCATCGATCAGTTTGAGCAAACGCTGGAGCTGCGACATTTGCAGCTCGGTCAGGCCATAAAGCGAAAGTATACAGAGCTGGAGCAAATCTCAAATAGATTGCGCACACGTCTCGTTGATGTGACGGGTCAGCCACTGCAATCGCAAGGGCTTGATGTGGACGCTGTCTTGGGTAATTGGCAGCCGGATGAAATGCAGCAGGGATTCGACGATGATGAGTTGGTGGCAGATTTCGAGCGTGCTCTGCGCACGCCAACACCACCGTTAGATTCGACGGATGCCACAGAGATAGCGGAGTCAGCACAACCCACCGCACAAAGCCGCCATCCTGCCGACGATGCTGGCAAGGAATAG
- the LOC117571150 gene encoding uncharacterized protein LOC117571150 isoform X2 yields the protein MIGLPQSWIELSNTAAMAGIKSPDRITPLPFSNGEEYLRLLREAQRESNQSSRVVSLASSRRDTPRDSPKSPPNSPQSEQCPDDELRNVYINYWNKGGDKHNTDNGDWLQNWNRGIEEQPPKDWKFERSSDNDEDEKKKTTGYSIRLKRLGANSLFSREILYSLLVTMCSHCCWAPALVYG from the exons ATGATCGGTCTGCCAC aaTCTTGGATCGAATTGAGCAACACAGCAGCCATGGCAGGCATCAAGAGCCCCGACAGAATTACTCCGCTGCCCTTCAGCAACGGCGAGGAGTATTTGCGTTTGTTGCGTGAAGCGCAACGCGAATCAAATCAGTCCAGTCGCGTTGTCTCCCTGGCCAGCTCCCGTCGTGATACGCCCCGTGACAGTCCCAAGAGTCCACCAAACAGTCCACAATCGGAGCAGTGCCCGGATGATGAGTTGCGGAACGTGTACATCAATTATTGGAATAAG GGCGGAGATAAACACAACACCGATAATGGCGATTGGTTGCAGAACTGGAATCGCGGCATTGAGGAGCAGCCACCGAA AGATTGGAAATTCGAGCGTTCTAGCGATAATGATGAGGatgagaagaagaaaacaacgGGTTATTCCATACGTTTAAAGCGCCTGGGCGCCAATTCGTTGTTCTCCCGCGAAATTCTCTACTCGCTGCTGGTCACCATGTGCTCTCACTGCTGCTGGGCGCCGGCTTTGG TTTATGGCTGA
- the LOC117571150 gene encoding uncharacterized protein LOC117571150 isoform X1 translates to MSTTPKSTEDLLGESWIELSNTAAMAGIKSPDRITPLPFSNGEEYLRLLREAQRESNQSSRVVSLASSRRDTPRDSPKSPPNSPQSEQCPDDELRNVYINYWNKGGDKHNTDNGDWLQNWNRGIEEQPPKDWKFERSSDNDEDEKKKTTGYSIRLKRLGANSLFSREILYSLLVTMCSHCCWAPALVYG, encoded by the exons atgtctACGACACCAAAATCGACAGAAGATTTGCTGGGTG aaTCTTGGATCGAATTGAGCAACACAGCAGCCATGGCAGGCATCAAGAGCCCCGACAGAATTACTCCGCTGCCCTTCAGCAACGGCGAGGAGTATTTGCGTTTGTTGCGTGAAGCGCAACGCGAATCAAATCAGTCCAGTCGCGTTGTCTCCCTGGCCAGCTCCCGTCGTGATACGCCCCGTGACAGTCCCAAGAGTCCACCAAACAGTCCACAATCGGAGCAGTGCCCGGATGATGAGTTGCGGAACGTGTACATCAATTATTGGAATAAG GGCGGAGATAAACACAACACCGATAATGGCGATTGGTTGCAGAACTGGAATCGCGGCATTGAGGAGCAGCCACCGAA AGATTGGAAATTCGAGCGTTCTAGCGATAATGATGAGGatgagaagaagaaaacaacgGGTTATTCCATACGTTTAAAGCGCCTGGGCGCCAATTCGTTGTTCTCCCGCGAAATTCTCTACTCGCTGCTGGTCACCATGTGCTCTCACTGCTGCTGGGCGCCGGCTTTGG TTTATGGCTGA